One window of the Peptacetobacter hiranonis genome contains the following:
- a CDS encoding Rho termination factor N-terminal domain-containing protein, protein MAILVRSNVEIEVDDRLIDTYTAQGFVVYNPEPSKAVEEIEEVAAETVEKDLSELTVNELKALAKENGFEGYSNLKKEELIEMLKDE, encoded by the coding sequence ATGGCTATATTAGTAAGAAGCAATGTTGAAATAGAAGTAGACGATAGATTAATAGATACATATACGGCTCAAGGGTTCGTGGTTTATAATCCCGAACCTTCAAAAGCCGTAGAAGAAATTGAAGAAGTAGCAGCGGAAACAGTTGAAAAAGATTTAAGCGAATTAACGGTAAATGAATTAAAAGCACTAGCAAAAGAAAATGGGTTCGAGGGATATTCGAATCTAAAAAAAGAAGAATTAATAGAAATGCTTAAAGATGAATAA
- a CDS encoding phage scaffolding protein, whose amino-acid sequence MKRSFLKELGLEADVIDKILDEYGKDINRERGKVEKLESQLEDLNTKFNGVDVEKLKNDAESWKTKFEGLETKIATEKAEKEFNEFLKTNFDEFKVRDEVSVKAHLDFDKIKQSKDQTKEIKEQLANVQKEKSYLFDAVEGTPNDNTFEYVPAGGNSGDLTAEQQLAQELANAINGTF is encoded by the coding sequence ATGAAAAGAAGTTTTTTAAAAGAATTAGGCTTAGAAGCTGACGTAATCGACAAAATATTAGATGAATACGGGAAAGACATTAACAGAGAGAGAGGAAAAGTTGAGAAACTTGAATCTCAATTGGAGGATCTAAATACAAAGTTTAATGGTGTTGATGTTGAAAAGTTAAAAAATGACGCTGAATCTTGGAAAACAAAGTTTGAAGGATTAGAAACGAAGATAGCGACAGAAAAGGCGGAGAAAGAATTTAATGAGTTTTTAAAAACTAATTTCGATGAATTTAAGGTTAGAGATGAAGTATCAGTGAAAGCACACTTGGATTTCGACAAAATAAAACAATCGAAAGACCAAACTAAAGAAATAAAAGAACAATTAGCAAACGTACAAAAAGAAAAATCCTATTTATTCGACGCAGTTGAAGGAACACCGAACGATAACACGTTCGAATATGTTCCGGCAGGTGGTAATTCGGGTGATTTAACAGCCGAACAACAACTTGCACAAGAATTAGCGAATGCAATAAATGGTACTTTTTAA